A genomic region of Microtus ochrogaster isolate Prairie Vole_2 chromosome 15, MicOch1.0, whole genome shotgun sequence contains the following coding sequences:
- the Aqp5 gene encoding aquaporin-5 has protein sequence MKKEVCSVAFFKAVFAEFLATLIFVFFGLGSALKWPSALPSILQISIAFGLAIGTLAQALGPVSGGHINPAITLALLVGNQISLLRAIFYVAAQLVGAIAGAGILYWLAPINARGNLAVNALSNSTTPGKATVVELILTFQLALCIFSSTDSRRTSPVGSPALSIGLSVTLGHLVGIYFTGCSMNPARSFGPAVVMDRFSPSHWVFWVGPIVGAILAAILYFYLLFPSSLSLSDRVAVVKGTYEPDEDWEDHREERKKTIELTAH, from the exons ATGAAGAAGGAGGTGTGCTCAGTGGCCTTCTTCAAGGCCGTGTTTGCGGAGTTCCTGGCCACCCTCATCTTCGTCTTCTTTGGCCTGGGCTCGGCACTCAAGTGGCCCTCAGCGCTGCCCTCCATTCTGCAGATCTCCATCGCTTTTGGCCTGGCCATAGGTACCCTGGCTCAAGCTCTGGGGCCTGTGAGCGGTGGCCACATCAATCCGGCCATTACTCTGGCCCTCTTAGTAGGCAACCAAATCTCGCTGCTTCGTGCTATCTTCTACGTGGCAGCCCAGCTGGTGGGCGCCATTGCTGGGGCAGGCATCCTCTACTGGTTGGCGCCAATCAATGCGCGGGGCAACCTGGCCGTCAATGCG CTCAGCAACAGCACAACGCCTGGCAAGGCCACAGTGGTGGAGCTGATCTTGACCTTCCAGCTGGCTCTCTGCATCTTCTCCTCCACTGACTCCCGCCGTACCAGCCCAGTGGGCTCCCCAGCTTTGTCCATCGGCCTGTCTGTCACACTGGGCCACCTTGTGGGG ATCTACTTCACCGGCTGTTCCATGAACCCAGCCCGTTCCTTCGGTCCAGCGGTGGTCATGGATCGGTTCAGCCCCTCCCACTGG GTCTTCTGGGTGGGGCCGATTGTGGGCGCCATCCTGGCTGCCATCCTCTATTTCTACctgctcttcccctcctccctgagcctcagtgaTCGCGTGGCCGTCGTCAAAGGCACATACGAGCCGGACGAGGACTGGGAAGACCATCGGGAAGAGCGGAAAAAGACCATAGAGCTGACGGCACACTGA
- the Aqp2 gene encoding aquaporin-2 — protein sequence MWELRSIAFSRAVLAEFLATLLFVFFGLGSALQWASSPPSVLQIAVAFGLGIGTLVQALGHVSGAHINPAVTVACLVGCHVSFLRAAFYVAAQLLGAVVGAAILHEITPVEIRGDLAVNALHNNATAGQAVTVELFLTLQLVICIFASTDERRGDNLGSPALSIGFSVTLGHLLGVYFTGCSMNPARSLAPAVVTGKFDDHWVFWIGPLVGAILGSLLYNYLLFPSAKSLQERLAVLKGLEPDTDWEEREVRRRQSVELHSPQSLPRGSKA from the exons ATGTGGGAACTCCGATCCATAGCTTTCTCCCGGGCCGTGTTGGCTGAATTCCTGGCCACGCTCCTTTTCGTTTTCTTTGGCCTTGGCTCAGCCCTCCAGTGGGCCAGCTCCCCGCCGTCTGTGCTTCAGATCGCTGTGGCCTTTGGCCTGGGCATTGGCACCTTGGTTCAAGCTCTGGGCCATGTCAGCGGGGCCCACATCAACCCTGCTGTGACTGTGGCCTGCCTAGTGGGCTGCCATGTCTCGTTCCTTCGTGCTGCCTTCTATGTGGCTGCCCAGCTGCTGGGGGCTGTGGTCGGGGCTGCGATACTCCATGAGATTACTCCAGTAGAAATCCGCGGAGACCTGGCTGTCAATGCT CTCCACAACAACGCAACAGCAGGCCAGGCGGTGACTGTGGAGCTCTTCCTGACCCTGCAGTTGGTGATCTGCATCTTTGCCTCCACGGACGAGCGGCGCGGTGACAACCTGGGCAGCCCTGCTCTCTCCATCggtttctctgtaaccctgggCCACCTCCTTGGAG TCTACTTCACAGGCTGCTCCATGAACCCAGCACGCTCCCTGGCTCCGGCAGTCGTCACGGGCAAGTTTGATGACCACTGG GTCTTCTGGATCGGACCCCTGGTGGGCGCTATCCTAGGCTCCCTCCTCTACAACTACCTGCTGTTCCCCTCGGCCAAGAGCCTGCAGGAACGCCTAGCGGTGCTCAAGGGCCTAGAGCCCGACACTGATTGGGAGGAGCGCGAGGTGCGGCGGCGGCAGTCGGTGGAGCTCCACTCCCCGCAGAGCCTGCCGCGTGGGAGCAAAGCCTGA